CCCATCGCCCCCGGACTCGACGACGGCACGGAGCGCCGCGAGGAGTTTCGTGATCTCCTCCTCGACGACATCGCCGAACACACGGGCGTCGACCTCCGGGACCGCATCGTCTTCGAGGAAACCTTCTCGGTCTCCGAGTTCGCCGACCGGTACAACAGCACGCAGGGGACGGCACTGGGCCTCGCACACACCCTCCGACAGACCTCGCTGTTCCGCCCGCCACACGCCTCGACCGAGGTGGACGGGCTCTACTTCACGGGATCGTACACCACGCCCGGCATCGGCGTCCCGATGTGTCTCATCAGCGGCCGCCTGACGGCCGAGCGGATGGCGAAAGAACGACGATGACGGCGGCCGCGGCGCGGTACCTCCTGAAGCTGTCGCGCCCACGGTTCTGGCTCTACCTCGCCGGCCCCGTGGCGGTCGGCGTCGTCTACGCCGCCGCCTCGACGGCCGACCTCTTCACCCCGACGACGCTCACCCTCTTCGCGTACTTCCTTCTCCCCGCGAACGTCCTGCTCTACGGCGTCAACGACGTGTTCGACGTCGACGTGGACGCGGAGAATCCGAAAAAGGAGGGCCGCGAGGTGCGCTACGGCGGCGACCGACTCGTCCCCGTCGCCGTCGTCGTCTGTGGCGGCCTCGCTCTCGCCCCCGTCGCGCTGACGCCGCCGCTCACGTGGCCGTGGCTCGCCGGCTTCCTCGCACTCGGCGTCGCCTACAGCGCGCCACCGCTCCGGCTGAAGACGCGCCCGCCGCTCGACTCGCTCTCGAACGGCCTGTACGTCCTGCCCGGTGCCGCGGCCTACGCCGCCGTCGCCGGCCGCCATCCGCCACTGCTGGCCGTCGCCGGCGGGTGGCTGTGGACGATGGCGATGCACACCTTCTCCGCGATTCCCGACATCGAACCGGATCGGCGGGCGGGCATCGAGACGACGGCGACGAAACTGGGCGAACGGCGGACGTACGCCTACTGCGCCGCCTGCTGGGCGCTCGCCGCCGTCGCGTTCGGCCTGCTCGACGTTCGGCTGGGCGCCCTGATCGGCTGTTATCCCGTCGGCGTCGTCCTCGTCGCCCGGTCGTCGGTGGCGGCCGACCGGGCGTACTGGTGGTTCCCCGCGGTCAACACCGTCGTCGGAGCGCTCATCACGATGGGCGGGCTCTGGAGGCTGGTGCATGGCTGATCCCGGCGGCGGCGACGGCGACGGCGGCGGTGCGAGTGCGAACGCCGCCGCCACGCCTGCGACCCGCCGCGGCGACCGGGCGGCCGTCCAGGCCCGCCTCGACGCCCTCGTCCGCGAGAACCGGTTCACCATCGCCGTCGTCTTCCCAGTCGTCGGCGCCGTCCTCCTCGTCGCGAGCGCGGAGGGACTCCTGCCGCCGCCGCTCGCGTTCGACCCCCTCCTCATCCTGCTGGGGACGCTCGTCATGCGCTCGCCGCTGCTCGTCGGCATCGCGCCGCTGATCGACCGGACGGCGGCCGTCGGGGTCGCCGTCCTCGCCGGCTACGCCTACGCCATCGAGTTCGTCGGCCTGCGAACCGGGTGGCCCTACGGCGACTTCCACTACGCCATCGACCTCGGGCCGACCGTCGCGGGCGTCCCCGTCGGTCTCCCCGTCTTCTTCCTGCCGCTCGTCTGCAACGCCTACCTCCTCTGTCTGCTCCTCCTCGGCCCGCGGGCGCGGGCGACGTGGGTGCGCCTGCCGGCCGTGATCGGAACCGTCGTCGCCATGGACCTCGTGCTCGATCCCGGCGCCGTCGCGCTGGGGTTCTGGGCCTACGCCGGCGGCGGCGCCGTCTACGGCGTCCCGCTCTCGAACTTCGCGGGGTGGGTGCTCTCGGCGACGGTGA
This window of the Haloplanus rubicundus genome carries:
- a CDS encoding prenyltransferase; the encoded protein is MTAAAARYLLKLSRPRFWLYLAGPVAVGVVYAAASTADLFTPTTLTLFAYFLLPANVLLYGVNDVFDVDVDAENPKKEGREVRYGGDRLVPVAVVVCGGLALAPVALTPPLTWPWLAGFLALGVAYSAPPLRLKTRPPLDSLSNGLYVLPGAAAYAAVAGRHPPLLAVAGGWLWTMAMHTFSAIPDIEPDRRAGIETTATKLGERRTYAYCAACWALAAVAFGLLDVRLGALIGCYPVGVVLVARSSVAADRAYWWFPAVNTVVGALITMGGLWRLVHG
- the cruF gene encoding bisanhydrobacterioruberin hydratase, with protein sequence MADPGGGDGDGGGASANAAATPATRRGDRAAVQARLDALVRENRFTIAVVFPVVGAVLLVASAEGLLPPPLAFDPLLILLGTLVMRSPLLVGIAPLIDRTAAVGVAVLAGYAYAIEFVGLRTGWPYGDFHYAIDLGPTVAGVPVGLPVFFLPLVCNAYLLCLLLLGPRARATWVRLPAVIGTVVAMDLVLDPGAVALGFWAYAGGGAVYGVPLSNFAGWVLSATVTVLVLDAVLDRAALLDRLETCEFALDDLVSFVLLWSAVNVYFGNWGAAAVGGLFGLGLVRTNRFDVPTRPRWV